Proteins encoded within one genomic window of Candidatus Omnitrophota bacterium:
- a CDS encoding ATP-dependent Clp protease ATP-binding subunit: MFNRFTERARKVIILAKEEARRFNHDYIGTEHILLGLVREGEGVAAAVLQKLGVSLEKIRLEIEKLVQPGPTTQIIGDIPFTPRAKKALELAAEEARALGHNYIGTEHLLLGLIREGEGMASQVLLNMGMDLNTVRNEVMELLGSALPNFGQGQQAKTKTPALDAFGRNLTDLARDNKLDPVIGRHNEIERVTQILSRRTKNNPVLLGEAGVGKTAIVEGLAQSIIAGNVPEILRNKRIIGLDLALMVAGTKYRGQFEERIKAVMEEIKRSQDVIIFIDELHTLVGAGAAEGAIDASNILKPALSRGEMQCIGATTMDEYRKYIEKDAALERRFQTIMVEPPSVEQAIEILKGLRDKYEAHHRVTFKDEALEAAAKLSERYISGRFLPDKAVDLIDEAGSRARLNVLVVPPEIKKLEEKVENIRKEKEALIKSQDFEKAAALRDQERQVRQELEQLNREWSQAKDKMRPEVGEEEIAKIVSQWTGIPIIRLEEKESEKLLKIEEDLHKRVVGQEEAISAIAHAVRRSRAGIKDPKRPIGSFIFLGPTGVGKTLLARALAEFMFGDEDALLQLDMSEYMEKFNVSRLIGAPPGYVGYEEGGQLTEKVRRRPYAVILLDEIEKAHPDVFNLLLQVFEDGRLTDSFGRKVDFRNTVIIMTSNVGAELIRKTGSLGFKTQKEEVTYQEMKEKLLEEVKRTFKPEFLNRIDDIIVFRPLVKEDLERIIDIEVNFVADRLKEHNIALEVSQEAKDFLIEKGFDPVFGARPLKRTIQRFLEDPLASEIISKRFKEGSKVKVTRKNQELIFEE; this comes from the coding sequence AGGGGGAAGGAGTAGCTGCGGCCGTCTTGCAGAAACTGGGGGTTTCTTTAGAGAAGATCCGCCTGGAGATTGAAAAATTAGTGCAGCCCGGGCCGACCACCCAGATTATCGGGGACATACCTTTTACCCCCCGTGCCAAGAAGGCGTTAGAATTGGCTGCCGAAGAAGCACGCGCATTAGGGCATAATTATATCGGTACGGAGCATCTTTTATTGGGTTTAATCCGTGAGGGCGAAGGCATGGCCTCGCAGGTATTATTGAATATGGGTATGGATTTGAATACAGTCAGGAATGAAGTGATGGAACTCTTAGGTTCGGCATTACCTAATTTTGGTCAGGGCCAGCAGGCAAAGACCAAGACCCCTGCCCTGGATGCCTTTGGCAGAAACCTGACTGACTTAGCCAGGGATAATAAACTCGATCCGGTTATCGGCCGGCATAATGAAATTGAACGGGTCACCCAGATCTTAAGCCGGCGCACGAAAAATAATCCGGTTTTATTAGGTGAAGCAGGCGTGGGTAAGACGGCAATCGTAGAAGGACTTGCCCAGTCTATTATTGCCGGTAATGTGCCGGAAATACTGCGTAACAAACGCATTATCGGTTTAGATTTAGCGCTTATGGTTGCGGGGACAAAATACCGCGGGCAATTCGAAGAAAGAATTAAAGCAGTGATGGAAGAAATAAAACGCTCACAGGACGTGATTATTTTTATCGATGAGCTGCACACCTTAGTCGGCGCCGGAGCAGCGGAAGGCGCAATAGATGCCTCTAACATTTTAAAACCCGCGCTCTCCCGCGGGGAAATGCAGTGTATCGGCGCTACCACTATGGATGAATACAGGAAGTATATCGAGAAGGACGCGGCATTAGAGCGCAGGTTCCAGACGATCATGGTTGAGCCGCCGTCTGTGGAGCAGGCCATTGAAATACTTAAAGGGCTACGGGATAAATACGAAGCGCACCATCGGGTGACCTTTAAGGATGAGGCCTTGGAAGCAGCGGCAAAGTTATCCGAACGCTATATCTCCGGCAGGTTCCTTCCGGATAAGGCAGTAGATTTAATTGACGAAGCAGGTTCGCGCGCCAGGTTAAATGTTTTAGTAGTGCCTCCGGAGATTAAAAAGCTGGAAGAAAAGGTAGAGAATATCAGAAAAGAAAAAGAGGCCCTGATCAAAAGCCAGGATTTTGAGAAGGCAGCTGCTTTAAGGGATCAGGAGAGGCAGGTGCGCCAGGAATTGGAGCAGTTAAACCGGGAATGGTCGCAGGCCAAAGACAAGATGCGGCCTGAGGTAGGCGAAGAAGAGATTGCCAAAATTGTTTCTCAGTGGACGGGTATCCCTATCATCAGGTTGGAAGAAAAAGAGAGCGAGAAATTATTAAAAATAGAAGAAGATTTGCATAAACGCGTGGTCGGGCAGGAGGAGGCGATCTCTGCGATTGCCCATGCTGTCCGGCGTTCGCGTGCAGGCATCAAAGACCCCAAGCGGCCTATTGGTTCGTTTATATTTTTAGGCCCCACCGGCGTAGGCAAGACCCTTTTAGCCCGTGCCCTGGCTGAATTTATGTTTGGCGACGAAGACGCGCTTTTACAGTTAGACATGTCGGAATATATGGAGAAGTTTAATGTCTCCCGTCTTATCGGCGCCCCTCCGGGATACGTAGGTTATGAGGAAGGCGGCCAGCTTACGGAAAAGGTCAGGCGCCGTCCTTACGCGGTTATCTTGCTGGATGAAATTGAAAAGGCGCATCCGGATGTATTCAATTTACTCTTACAGGTATTTGAAGACGGCCGGCTCACCGATAGTTTCGGCAGAAAAGTGGATTTCCGCAATACCGTGATCATCATGACTTCTAACGTGGGCGCGGAGTTAATCCGTAAAACCGGCTCCCTGGGTTTTAAGACGCAAAAGGAAGAAGTCACTTATCAGGAAATGAAAGAAAAACTGTTGGAAGAAGTAAAACGTACCTTTAAGCCGGAGTTCTTAAACCGTATAGACGATATTATAGTTTTCAGGCCCTTAGTGAAAGAGGATTTGGAGCGTATTATTGATATCGAAGTGAATTTTGTGGCGGATAGATTAAAAGAACATAATATCGCGTTAGAGGTGAGCCAGGAAGCCAAGGATTTCCTGATTGAAAAGGGTTTTGACCCCGTATTCGGCGCCAGGCCCTTAAAGAGGACCATACAGAGGTTCCTTGAAGATCCCCTGGCCTCTGAGATAATCTCCAAGAGGTTTAAAGAGGGTTCAAAGGTGAAAGTAACGCGTAAGAACCAGGAGCTGATTTTCGAAGAATGA